A stretch of the Comamonas testosteroni TK102 genome encodes the following:
- a CDS encoding DMT family transporter, translated as MNSPLKPATVAMLSLAPALWAGNAIVGRLAHDLISPFALNFFRWCIAFVLLLPLAWRVLRRNSPIWPLWRQYMLLGLLGIGCYNALLYLALKTSTPLNVTLVSSSMPVWMLAIGRLCWGIRVSRRQMGGALLSVLGVAVVMSRGDWQTLLDLHFVPGDLFMVLATIAWAFYTWLLSRSSGPQEVKSHWASFLLAQIVFGLLWSGLFTGGEALLGEFRLVPGWPLLGSLLFIAVGPAILAYRFWGMGVQRATPAIAGFFGNLIPLFTALLSIPVLGETPHLYHALAFALIVTGIVVSSRK; from the coding sequence ATGAATTCCCCCTTGAAACCCGCCACGGTCGCCATGCTCAGCCTGGCTCCGGCACTGTGGGCCGGCAATGCCATCGTGGGCCGACTCGCCCACGATCTGATCTCGCCGTTTGCACTCAACTTCTTTCGCTGGTGCATCGCCTTTGTGCTGCTGCTGCCGCTGGCATGGCGAGTGCTGCGCAGGAACAGTCCGATCTGGCCCCTGTGGCGGCAATACATGCTGCTGGGGCTGCTGGGCATAGGCTGCTACAACGCCTTGCTGTATCTGGCGCTCAAGACCTCGACCCCGCTGAATGTGACGCTGGTGAGCTCCAGCATGCCGGTGTGGATGCTGGCCATAGGCCGGCTGTGCTGGGGCATTCGCGTCAGCCGCCGGCAGATGGGAGGGGCTTTGCTGTCGGTGCTGGGCGTGGCGGTGGTGATGTCGCGCGGCGACTGGCAGACGCTGCTCGATCTGCACTTTGTGCCCGGCGACCTGTTCATGGTGCTGGCAACCATCGCCTGGGCCTTCTACACCTGGCTGTTGTCGCGCAGCAGCGGCCCACAGGAGGTGAAGTCGCACTGGGCCAGCTTCTTGCTCGCTCAGATCGTTTTCGGCCTGCTCTGGTCCGGTCTCTTCACGGGCGGCGAAGCCTTGCTGGGCGAATTCCGTCTGGTGCCGGGCTGGCCGTTGCTGGGCAGCCTGCTGTTCATCGCCGTGGGCCCGGCCATTCTGGCCTACCGCTTCTGGGGCATGGGCGTGCAGCGCGCCACGCCCGCCATTGCAGGCTTCTTCGGCAACCTGATTCCGCTGTTCACGGCCCTGCTGTCGATTCCCGTGCTCGGCGAAACCCCGCACCTCTACCACGCGCTTGCGTTTGCGCTGATCGTGACCGGCATCGTCGTGTCGTCGCGCAAATAG
- a CDS encoding NUDIX hydrolase gives MKQQTTPPQQQWLQAQQAMASRHPLRLRQPLCIDEQQIGSIEADFARKLGADLLAAHGIALRLQAGQWRLEGQGGATDKLNRLAQAMRSAGLAGAWRNEQLAVCDAQGRQLATVERGAVRPLGIATRAVHLVGVCADGALWVQQRAENKANNPGMWDTLMGGMVSAADSLAEALARETWEEAGLRVAELGELRHGGEVVFARPSDEAEGQGYMVERIDWFSALVPDALRPANQDGEVQRFERLDLAEVQSWMLQGYFTPEASLVLAAYMDW, from the coding sequence ATGAAGCAGCAAACCACGCCGCCGCAGCAACAATGGCTGCAGGCACAGCAGGCCATGGCCAGCAGGCATCCTCTGCGCCTGCGCCAGCCGCTGTGCATTGACGAGCAGCAGATCGGCAGTATCGAGGCAGACTTTGCGCGCAAGCTGGGGGCCGATCTGCTGGCTGCGCACGGCATAGCGCTGAGGCTGCAGGCCGGGCAATGGCGGCTGGAAGGCCAGGGCGGGGCGACGGACAAGCTGAACCGGCTGGCACAGGCCATGCGCAGCGCCGGTCTTGCCGGTGCCTGGCGCAACGAGCAACTGGCGGTCTGCGATGCGCAGGGACGGCAACTGGCAACCGTCGAGCGTGGTGCCGTGCGGCCGCTGGGCATTGCCACCCGGGCCGTGCATCTGGTGGGCGTCTGCGCGGACGGCGCGCTCTGGGTGCAGCAGCGCGCAGAAAACAAGGCCAACAACCCCGGCATGTGGGACACCTTGATGGGGGGCATGGTCTCGGCAGCAGACAGTCTGGCCGAGGCGCTGGCGCGTGAGACCTGGGAAGAGGCCGGTCTGCGGGTGGCCGAGCTGGGCGAGCTCAGGCATGGTGGCGAGGTGGTGTTCGCAAGGCCCAGCGACGAAGCCGAGGGTCAGGGCTATATGGTCGAGCGCATAGACTGGTTCTCGGCGCTGGTGCCCGATGCGCTGCGGCCCGCGAACCAGGACGGCGAGGTGCAGCGTTTCGAGCGGCTGGATCTGGCCGAGGTTCAGAGCTGGATGCTGCAGGGCTATTTCACGCCCGAGGCCTCCCTGGTGCTTGCCGCCTACATGGACTGGTAG
- a CDS encoding SDR family oxidoreductase codes for MDFGISGRWALVCGASKGLGFGCAKALAEEGVNLVINARNAETLQLAVQKLQAIAPQIKVIGVAADITTPEGRTAVFEAAGGPGKDYDIVVTNAGGPPPGDFRTWDREAWIKAVDANMLTPIELIKATVDGMAARGFGRIVNITSSAVKAPIDILGLSNGARSGLTGFVAGLARSGIAAKGVTINSILPGKFDTDRLVATHQAAANKTGQDLDAVRQAQAAQIPAKRFGTAEEFGAICAFLCSRQAGYMTGQNILPDGGLYPGTY; via the coding sequence ATGGACTTTGGTATCTCCGGGCGCTGGGCTCTGGTCTGCGGCGCCAGCAAAGGTTTGGGTTTTGGCTGCGCCAAGGCCCTGGCCGAAGAGGGTGTGAATCTGGTCATCAATGCCAGAAACGCCGAGACATTGCAGCTGGCAGTGCAGAAGCTGCAAGCCATTGCTCCTCAGATCAAGGTCATCGGTGTGGCTGCAGACATCACCACGCCAGAAGGTCGCACGGCAGTGTTCGAGGCCGCCGGCGGCCCGGGCAAGGACTACGACATCGTCGTGACCAACGCCGGCGGCCCGCCTCCTGGCGACTTCCGCACCTGGGATCGTGAAGCCTGGATCAAGGCCGTGGACGCCAATATGCTGACCCCCATCGAGCTGATCAAGGCCACGGTGGACGGCATGGCAGCGCGTGGCTTCGGTCGCATCGTCAACATCACCTCGAGCGCGGTCAAGGCGCCTATCGACATCCTGGGACTGTCCAACGGCGCGCGCAGCGGTCTGACGGGCTTTGTAGCCGGCCTGGCGCGTTCGGGCATTGCTGCCAAGGGCGTGACCATCAACAGCATCCTGCCTGGCAAGTTCGACACCGATCGTCTGGTGGCCACCCATCAGGCAGCGGCCAACAAGACCGGCCAGGACCTGGATGCCGTGCGTCAGGCCCAGGCCGCTCAGATTCCTGCCAAGCGCTTTGGCACGGCCGAAGAATTCGGCGCCATCTGTGCCTTCCTGTGCAGCCGCCAGGCTGGCTATATGACGGGCCAGAACATCCTGCCTGACGGCGGTCTGTACCCCGGCACTTACTGA
- a CDS encoding DUF3422 family protein, translated as MALSLLPAQHPQRVLLHNEIHARPAEIMQAPLAITHIVMLTDAAQREASREHVAALLRNHHRPLPDAATTHVLIDLGAFRLRWEQHTEFVAWTFTTPMAQAGVADVREPETAIDAVPRDWLAALPGQCLSSLHLWALNEQDVDPHYLMRHMLHADTLVGSRVSGGAGSIYTDFAIHPDGFSRMLLLAGADLSPRRLGRLVQRVLEIETYRMAALLGLPAARKAAAVLATAERELAELANAIRAADRDTEPALLDRLTRLAGQVESEYAATHSRFSASSAYFELVDRRIQEIQETRVDGIQTIREFMDRRLTPARATCEWATRRQNALSERVSRVSSLLRTRVEIEQQQSSQQLLGTMNDRQGTQLKLQSTVEGLSVAAITYYITGLISYLAKGGQKLGWPWSPESTAAMAIPVVALGVWWSLRRLHHKLFHGRSH; from the coding sequence ATGGCCTTGTCTCTATTGCCCGCGCAGCACCCCCAGCGGGTCTTGCTGCACAACGAAATTCACGCGCGTCCTGCGGAAATCATGCAGGCCCCTCTGGCCATCACGCATATCGTGATGCTCACCGATGCGGCCCAGCGCGAGGCCAGCCGCGAACATGTGGCGGCCCTGCTGCGCAACCACCACCGCCCCCTGCCCGATGCGGCAACCACCCATGTGCTGATCGACCTGGGCGCGTTTCGCCTGCGCTGGGAGCAGCACACCGAGTTTGTGGCCTGGACCTTCACCACGCCCATGGCGCAGGCCGGCGTGGCCGATGTGCGCGAGCCCGAGACCGCCATCGATGCCGTGCCGCGCGACTGGCTGGCCGCCCTGCCGGGGCAGTGCCTGAGCAGCCTGCACCTGTGGGCGCTGAACGAGCAGGATGTGGACCCGCACTATCTGATGCGTCACATGCTGCATGCCGATACCCTGGTCGGCTCACGTGTCTCCGGTGGCGCAGGCTCCATCTATACCGACTTTGCGATTCATCCCGACGGCTTCTCGCGCATGCTGCTGCTGGCGGGCGCCGATCTGTCGCCGCGCCGCCTGGGCCGTCTGGTGCAGCGGGTGCTGGAGATCGAGACCTATCGCATGGCGGCGCTGCTCGGCCTGCCGGCCGCGCGCAAGGCTGCAGCCGTGCTGGCCACGGCCGAGCGTGAGCTGGCCGAGCTGGCGAATGCCATTCGTGCGGCAGACCGCGACACCGAGCCGGCCCTGCTGGACCGCCTGACCCGGCTGGCCGGTCAGGTGGAGAGCGAGTACGCGGCCACGCATTCGCGCTTTTCGGCCAGCTCCGCCTATTTCGAGCTGGTGGACAGGCGCATTCAGGAAATTCAGGAGACGCGGGTGGATGGCATCCAGACCATTCGCGAATTCATGGACCGGCGCCTCACGCCTGCGCGCGCGACCTGCGAATGGGCGACACGCCGCCAGAATGCGCTGTCCGAGCGGGTCTCGCGCGTCAGCAGTCTGCTGCGCACGCGCGTCGAGATCGAGCAGCAGCAAAGCAGCCAGCAACTGCTGGGCACCATGAACGATCGCCAGGGCACGCAGCTCAAGCTGCAATCCACGGTGGAAGGTCTGTCGGTCGCGGCCATCACCTATTACATCACCGGCCTGATCAGCTATCTGGCCAAGGGCGGGCAGAAACTGGGCTGGCCCTGGTCGCCCGAGTCGACGGCGGCCATGGCCATTCCGGTCGTGGCCCTGGGTGTCTGGTGGTCGCTGCGCAGGCTGCACCACAAGCTGTTTCATGGTCGCAGTCATTGA